Within Equus przewalskii isolate Varuska chromosome 9, EquPr2, whole genome shotgun sequence, the genomic segment ggaaacaaaaatactcAAGAAACCTAGTAGAAGAGAATCAAGCGTTACAGAGAACTCCTACTCTGGCCCTTTTAACTTCCTGTAGCTCAATAGGGCTACTGACACAAAGTCCTCACAGGTCCCTGTCAATACTACACACACTCCAAGAATAACAGATTAAATTGAGAGATCTCTACTTCCATTTTAATAATGCACTACTTCCTCAActagaacaaaaagaaacaatatgtGAAGGGCCTTATACCATGCCAATATGAACCAATGAAGTTCCTTCAAGTAATCatttgcagaaaacaaaaaaatactgataTAACTACACACCAGGTTCTGGTAAACTAATAGAATTATTTCATCAAGAACTACGTTGACAACAAAATCTGGATTTAAGAAAAAACTGAATACTGCCATttcaactggaaaaatattttttaaattaacgttCACTAACACTCCAAAAATCTGGCATCTTGGCAAACCTGACAGCACACTCAATATTATCATCTTGTCTTTCTTTTAAcgatttaaaaattagtaatatcAATACTGATTAGTTTTTTAAACCAGTTCAAGATACGCTGTGAATGTAAAATAGAAAGACATATAAAGTCATGAAATGTTACGTTACGAAGCAAGCTATCCGCTTAACAGGTCAACATATATCTGTGTCAACTTACCGCCCAGTATCCAGCACATGTCTCATAACCAATCATTAAAACTTGAAACGGCCACTACAAGGGTAGTGCCTCAATCATAATTCCATGAAACCCAGGAATTTGAGCTAGCAACTCAGTTTTTATGCCATTTTTGCCAGGAAGACAGAAGATTCAACTTTGCCTGTATCTTTCAACAGCTATTTTACTTTGAAACATGGATTTTGCCATTTCAAAACATATTCCAGGACCTAgttacaatgaaaaagaaaacatcactGGGCATTTTCAGCTCTATAGTAAGTAAGAGCTGTTTAGATCGGTTGCACAATACCAATAATGAAACATAActacagttctttaaaaaaaaaaaaaaagaaaatgaaaaagaaaaaattttatcaaAACCTGATCTCAAAATCCAGCAATAAATTGTAAAATGTGGAGACAGGtcaaaaaaaggtgaaaaaagaaaaactgttaatgttttatattttacgtAATGGTAGTATGGTCATAAACTGGTTCACAAACCTAGTTATAGCCAAATAACAAAACTCCTTTGTTACCATGTTTAAATAAAGACAgtcaaaaagaaatttattaactATTCACTGTTTTGAAATATCCAGTGCATATAAAAACTGCTAGTGACAAGTTTCAGCTATTATAATGAGTTGTTCTCATGCCAAagacaaactttttttaaaaaaaggcttttaAGACCACAGCCATGGAGATTCCCAGGTAAGAATTTATTTCATAATAAGCAGCCttataaacacaaaaacaaaataacaaaaacaaaacttaaccTAATTGCCCAAAAAGTCATACCCTAAAACCTTTGAAAAGCAGTAACTTTGTAACTCAAATTACACAGTGGTGAAAGTAGAAGATCATTACTTTAGTTGAAATGAACACCCTTATCTTTAGGACCTAAAGAAATGTCATCATTATTATCCTAATTAGTCATTATTCACGTAAGCAGTACTTATCTAATACACTTACAAATTTCTTGACCTATTTCCCCTTTAAAAAtcctaatatatattttctgctttaccatttaaaaaagataagtATTATAACAAATTAAGTaacacaaaaatatagaaaactaatACCATTTTTCCACTGGTTACAGGTTTCTTTAAAAGTTGAGaagaaattcttaataaataatagtagCAATACTGCCTCACTTTGTTATAAATGTATGCCAAGAGTACATTATCACATATGATACACAAGCAGTAAGACAATCTGTAAGCATTCTGCACTTACAATATAACAGCACACTTCAAAAAGACTTTTAGCATTAAATCAATCTACATCCTGTTTCATCGTGATATAGGCTTGGAAGGTATGTTTTTAACTATTTagcattttaatcactttttattAAGTATCTTTATGGGTCTTAATGCTAGCAAGAATGGTATCTCTTTCATGAAACactatttttccaaatgtttaatgGTGTCTAGGCATCTTGCCAGCCCTGGGGTACATTAATTATTAGGCACAACTCGGGTTTTTTTTGCAAGAGAAATTTAATTCACAATACTAAACATACTAAACATACCTTTAACATGATGAACCAAGGACAcaatgtgttgaataaatgactctGAAGTGCTTTTGCTGGCCTGTGGCAACTTAATGTGGTCAAAGATGGATCGGAATTCTTGCTCCTTCTTGACAGAATGGACAAGTGTACTAGCAAGTAGCCTGTCTTTAGTCAAGGAAGCAGGTCTGGAGCATATCggtaacaaacacacacacacacaaacaaaatataCCATAGGTTTGAATATGAAAATTGGaagtatatttagaaaataagataattaacTAGAACATTAAAtaaccccaccccgcccccaatTATTTACTGGGTGTCAGTGTGGAATTACCTGTTAGAATCGTCAAGAGGAACAGGTGCCATTTTGAGTTTGACTTCAGGACGATGAGAATCACTGGCTATCATTTTGATCCTGAGTGGGCTCTCCTCTCTGAAGGTAGACTTTTCTCGTGCATCCAGATTCTTGTGTAGAGGGGGACTGTAATCAAAGAGGTCTTTGAGCTTTTCAGACTTTACCTGCTCAGGTGACtgagtttctttctttactgTTATTCTCTCAGAACTTTTGTCGTCTTCCTTGTGCTTATCTTTTGTAGTGCTAGGCCTTTCCACTACATATCCAGTCTctttaagtttataatttttttcttctctaaatccATCACTTTCTCTATTGCCTTTCAGTGAAACTTTGGACTTGTACTTGGGTCCTTCCTCCTCAGTATTCCGATGAGATGTAGTAGCAAAATTTTTACCCTGATCTGCAAGGACTGACTTCCTGAACTGTCTGTAatcctctgtctcctctgtgtCATCCCCTTCTGAatcattaaatttttgttttccagactCTTTATCACTGAAGTAATCTAGAGCTTCCTGATCTTCccattctccctctgccctccctttcTCTGATCCTTTCTCCTTTGGAGTCTCTTTATCCCTGGTATTACCCCTATCAAGCAGGAATACTCTAGACTCTTCATCTGTGAACCTGTGAATAAGCAAAGAAGAGGATGGTAACTCTGGATTGCATTCACTGTGGATCACTTGCATACTCAAATGTGTTGCCCAATACCACAGGaccagtaataaaagaaaaaaaaaccctactgcAAAgtgctttttcagattccacttttaaaaaacattaaaagcatCCACGTAGCACTTACgtactgagtttttaaaaataaatttacatatgaGACTCcctaaagtttaaaaagtaaagccATTTTCAAAAACCTGTTCTGTTCAGTCACAGACCACAATTCTGCACTAACAAATCCAAATTTCCAGAGATTCTATAACATACAACAAAGCTTAAATTTAATTTCTGAGGTTAAGAACCACTAATAAACAatatacatatctattagaatTCTActtatgattatatttaaaattccagactctttcatttacttatctaatagaaaaaaactcacaaaagtgtacTTTAATGTAGTTGATAACATTAGATAGTTAACTCTATGTGACTCACAAAACAGTTTATAGTTTGCTGTAGAAAATGACTGTTTCTGGCAGTATTATGTAGAAACTACATATcagttcaataaaaaaattaatcctAGATTGTAAAGCACTAGCCCATAAACAGAATGCTTGCTCTATTTCCTCACTGATAAGTTGATCATACTACTTTAGCAACcaattttcattgtcttttagcAAGCCTTAGCAACACttgaaattagaatttaaataaaGTATCTGTTTAAAATGCCACTAAAGTCAGTAAGAAATACCTTTATCTTTTCTGTAGTTAGGcagatttattaaaaatgacaGCTGGACTGTTTACAATAGCACACAAGTAAAAACATGTAATATAACTGTATTAATTATGCAGGCCACATTATAATgatgaagagaacaaaaaagcaTTTAATGTTTTAATACTGAGAAAActaatttctgaaagtttttacACGTTTACACTAGTCAATTTATACTACTCaatttctctttgtttacatTCTTAATTCTGGACTGAGTGAAAATGGACAAAACTAAAAGGACGAATATAAATTAGTTTCTATTCAAACACAACTTCTGAAGTTAAACAGATTAAGTAAAGACAATTAGGAATTATCAAGGAGGAAGTCATGAGTTAAATACACATCACCATGGAATTTTAAGTTTATACTTATAAATTCAAAGAACGAAAGTATTAATATTATAATCTCAATTGTATACCTTAGTTCTTACCTTTTTAAGAATTTCCCCGTCTTTGCAGTTTCCTGATCTCCACCATCAGGATAAAATGAGGAACGTCCCCTAGCCTCATCTCTAGGAGCATTCTGTGGTGTGATTGTCTTTGCAGGGCTTCGTCGAGAAGGGATGTGATGAATTGGACTATTCTGAGAAGGACTGTATCGACTAGATCCATTTCCAACAGAACCAGACCCAGACCTTTCAGGACTATGCTGAATGGAATGTGAATGCTGAGAGGGAGTATTTTTTGCAGAGTGGACTGTACTGAGCATGGGGGCATCAGAGCAAGATGAACTCTGGCTGGGTGGTGTAGCAATTGGTGAAGGACTATGGGGTGATCTGGGACTATTATCATAAGCTGAAAGGCCAGGCCAAATATCACCAGACGTGGCTGATGATTTATTAAACTCATCAATAGATTCAGATGGGTCATGTTCAAATGTATCTTTCGGTTCCTCCTGTGATTTACTTTTCAAAGGACTCTCTTCTTGAGGCTCCCCTTCagcttttttggtttgtttttcctgagACCCTCGCCTTTTAGAGACAGGAGATTTGCTATATGGGGATGAAGAACGAGAAGAGGATGATCTTGGAGACCTAGAGGATCTATATGACCGGCGAGATCTGCTTCGGGATCTCTGAGAAGACACGGATCTTCTTTTTGGACTCCTGGAACGTGAGCGACCTCGTCTAGGACTCCTAGAGTGTCTTCTGTTCCAGACAGGCCTATAACCACCTCGATGATATCTACCTCCTCCTCCTTGATAGTACCCTCTACCCCTTCCTCTGTACCCATAAGGTCGTCTCATTCCTCTATTATTTCTGTAATCTCGGCGATAATCTCTAGAATAAATACGATCTCTACTACGAGATCTTGAATATGTCCTGGATCGAGACCTagaactaaaaatgaaataaatatcaatGCAAGAAAAATACACTATTCCATCCTACCATTCTAAATACTTCTGGTTGAATATAACATAAATAAACTTAAAGCcaaaaacatacattaaaaaaaacctctcattTATACACAAGTAGAAGTTTACTGTTTTCAACGAAAAAAGTTTCACTTCTAAGGTAAATATTGAGCATAAATTAAAGGCCTTAGGAATGAAGGCACAGAAATGGGGGGGGAAAAAGGTCGGCATTCCAACAGGACATTCTAACAAATTATAGGAGATGTATGCAGACAATTAAAGTGATAgtgtaaaagaatatttaatagcACAGAAGAATACTCGTAAGTGAAATACTACTGGCTAAATGCATACAAAATATAAAGTTGGGcctagaaaaataatacagaaaagtcacaactaatatttattcttaatgagattatcatcacttttattttcaacttgcggtttctatattttctatgcTAACTATGTACTACTATCTGAATGAAGACAACCTGagttaatcatttttaaacaaaagaataaatttattgaGACCTCAGAGTCAGAAATGAGAAACTATGAAACAATATGCAGACTGTTTAATgccaaataatttttacattatcCAATTCATCTCTTAACTCTAGAGATAAATATAAGAAATCCACTATATATTGCACAGTATACTAAGAATCTAAGATCTGGAGTGAGACTAACTAGATTCTAATCTaaattctgccatttacttagCTTGCAACTTGGACAACTCTCAATTTCCCCAACTCTAAAATGAGAATTAACAACAGATCTACTTGAAAGGGTTCTTTGAGAAGAAGACATATTAACGGGCTTAGCACTGTGTCTGTATAtagtaagcactccataaatgttagctgatATATCATCATTGCTAAGAGAATTAAAAGCACAGTAAGTCACCTGTATCTCTTCTTTCTAGAGTGTGATCTGGATCTTGATCGAGAACTAGACTGTGATCTAGACTTTGATCTTGAAGAATGTGATCTAGAATTGGAGCGacccatttcttttctcctagtCAAATGAAAGAGCAAGAATGGTTAAAATCACAATACAACTGAGGAAGTGTCACgttattatttaacttattttcagatacaaattttagaaaacataagTTTCTCAAAGGCTATTATTCATCATCATTCTTTTCAGATGAGTACTAAGCCAGTCAAAATAATCCCTGACTAAAACTGTATTTTCACCTGCACGACAGGCACTGTATACTGAAGACACAACAGAAGATTTCTATGGACTGCCCCAGCTATGTGCCTCAATCCAAAAAGGCAGCAGCTGCAGAAGCCAGAAAGAGCAATGATATCAGACTGCAGCATGTTAGATGTTATTCCATGCCCAATACAAATGCCTACCTCTCctgtaaaaaagataaatagcatCAGAGTATTACAGATAAGGAacctgaaacaaagaaaatacaagtggCGTAATACTAACGAAACACAAACCTACCAGACTGTCATCGTTCAGTGCTTTATGGCCTTGAAATGAGACTAAATTGACCACTCCACGTACACAATACTGCCTAGAATGGTGCTGGACAGTCTCCTAACAGAATGAAGGTCACTAAGTCTCTGAACAGCTGGAGCCAGGGCTCTGCTCTCAACAGTCATGAATGCAGAATAAAAACGGACTTATATGACAATGCCTAGTTCACCCTGTAGCTTTCTgataagaagatgaaaaaaggatacaagataaagaaattggaaagataaaataaagatatactgGAACTACAAGAAAGAGAACTTGGGCACCAATATTCTAACTTTTCTAAACACTACTTAGTACCTAATGTAATAATGAGGCCTCATTGGTtcagaaatcagtaacaggacTAACTGATTTATAAGATCTACtcttcataaaattaaatatacatatatgcctCTCAAGTTTACTTCTGCTGTGTTTCCAAATTTCCACTGACTTATTACTCAAAGTAAGTAACTATTTCCTTAAATATCAACTCACTGTAAACTTATAATAGCCTGCAATTGCCATGTATTTAAACCAATTCTCCTACAATCAAATATTTTTGCAGGCACTTACTTTACCCACCTAGATTTTGCATGGTATTAGGAAATAGGATTTACAAGTAGTAAGATGAATTGAACTATTGAAAAGGCAATGATAATGTCTACACATTTTCTCATCAAGAAACGTAAATGACAAAATTCAAGGCTtcagataaatatttcaaaataaaacaattatccTCAAATAAATATCAGCtttggcttctctctctgcttaaTTCCAAGTAAGAAACACATACAGACAGTACCTTCCTCAGAATTGcagtgaggactaaatgagtagATACACATAATACACTTAAAACGATGTTTAGTACATAATAAGCAATCAATGTTAATTACCTGAACATCAAtgtaaggggaaaaaagctaaGTTATGGAACTCCTCTTGTTGCATAAGGGAAGATGAGTTAAACAAGCAGGGTTATTtcgtcttgttttatttttaaatagctttgtgTGTTCTGGGTCTTTTAAGTAGATGTGTTTACAGAAGTAGAAAGTAGACACACAACCTAGAAgcaggaaagataaagagaatcttTTTCCTAaaactaacttttaaaatctgGCTTACTTCATACAAGCCAccgaaacaaacaaacaaaaaaagcttcAGACCACATCACTTTTAATCACTCAGTCTGAATCACAAGTTTAGTAGTCACATTTTCTCAAATAAGCCAAAACTGAAAACTTAGAAGAATGAATGCTATTTACCTTGGGTTTTATGCAGGATCAAGTAGTCAAGTGAAGTCtttgagatatttaaaattcttcctgGAGAGAATGTTCTGAGAAATTAAACTCTAAATTCAAATTcctagcaaaaataaaaaatatgagtttGAATTATGGTAAATTAAATACCCACTGTTTACAATATATCATCCTTGGCACTGCAATGAACTCTTGATAAAGGCACTAATGATTTCAGGGAAGGAGAAACTGACTTAGGATTAAACTTTCAACCATAATAGCTAACGGAacttaacttttttgttttaatcagaaCACAGCAGTGCATCATCAAACTGACAGCacctttgtttttcaatttaaatacCTGAATTCTAATTTGAGCAATTTGGGCTTTGGAAAACAAGTAGCTATGTTGCCATTCTATCAGAAAATTCCAAAGTGGCTAACGTAATGCCATCTTCATATATCAAAACATGTCATCTATCAGTAGCTGGCATTCACAATGCTAAAGTTTATAACATCTAAaatatgagtttattttagtgcTCTGCTACTTATCTTATTCTCTCTCTGGGCCACTTCTTTTCACAGAGTTTAGTTTCATctgaaactgatttttaaattcatataacAGCCATCACAGTACCTGTAAGCTTTGTGCCTCAAAGCATGTGACACATGCACAGACATAGCCAATACAGGAACAGccaataaatgaaacaaatatctACTGGAAGCCAATACTCTTCCTAAACTCACTATTACTATGcaaa encodes:
- the BCLAF1 gene encoding bcl-2-associated transcription factor 1 isoform X14; its protein translation is MGRSNSRSHSSRSKSRSQSSSRSRSRSHSRKKRYSSRSRSRTYSRSRSRDRIYSRDYRRDYRNNRGMRRPYGYRGRGRGYYQGGGGRYHRGGYRPVWNRRHSRSPRRGRSRSRSPKRRSVSSQRSRSRSRRSYRSSRSPRSSSSRSSSPYSKSPVSKRRGSQEKQTKKAEGEPQEESPLKSKSQEEPKDTFEHDPSESIDEFNKSSATSGDIWPGLSAYDNSPRSPHSPSPIATPPSQSSSCSDAPMLSTVHSAKNTPSQHSHSIQHSPERSGSGSVGNGSSRYSPSQNSPIHHIPSRRSPAKTITPQNAPRDEARGRSSFYPDGGDQETAKTGKFLKSPPLHKNLDAREKSTFREESPLRIKMIASDSHRPEVKLKMAPVPLDDSNRPASLTKDRLLASTLVHSVKKEQEFRSIFDHIKLPQASKSTSESFIQHIVSLVHHVKEQYFKSAAMTLNERFTSYQKATEEHSARQKSPEIHRRIDISPSALRKHTRLAGEERVFKEENQKGDKKLRCDSADLRHDIDRRRKERSKERGDSKGSRESSGSRKQEKTPKEYKEYKSYKDDSKHKSREQDHSRSSSSSASPSSPSSREEKESKKEREEEFKTHHELKEYSGFAGVSRPRGTFHDDRDDGVDYWAKRGRGRGTFQRGRGRFNFKKSGSSPKWTHDKYQGDGIVEDEEETMENNEEKKDRRKEEKE
- the BCLAF1 gene encoding bcl-2-associated transcription factor 1 isoform X15, coding for MGRSNSRSHSSRSKSRSQSSSRSRSRSHSRKKRYSSRSRSRTYSRSRSRDRIYSRDYRRDYRNNRGMRRPYGYRGRGRGYYQGGGGRYHRGGYRPVWNRRHSRSPRRGRSRSRSPKRRSVSSQRSRSRSRRSYRSSRSPRSSSSRSSSPYSKSPVSKRRGSQEKQTKKAEGEPQEESPLKSKSQEEPKDTFEHDPSESIDEFNKSSATSGDIWPGLSAYDNSPRSPHSPSPIATPPSQSSSCSDAPMLSTVHSAKNTPSQHSHSIQHSPERSGSGSVGNGSSRYSPSQNSPIHHIPSRRSPAKTITPQNAPRDEARGRSSFYPDGGDQETAKTGKFLKRFTDEESRVFLLDRGNTRDKETPKEKGSEKGRAEGEWEDQEALDYFSDKESGKQKFNDSEGDDTEETEDYRQFRKSVLADQGKNFATTSHRNTEEEGPKYKSKVSLKGNRESDGFREEKNYKLKETGYVVERPSTTKDKHKEDDKSSERITVKKETQSPEQVKSEKLKDLFDYSPPLHKNLDAREKSTFREESPLRIKMIASDSHRPEVKLKMAPVPLDDSNRPASLTKDRLLASTLVHSVKKEQEFRSIFDHIKLPQASKSTSESFIQHIVSLVHHVKEQYFKSAAMTLNERFTSYQKATEEHSARQKSPEIHRRIDISPSALRKHTRLAGEERVFKEENQKGDKKLRCDSADLRHDIDRRRKERSKERGDSKGSRESSGSRKQEKTPKEYKEYKSYKDDSKHKSREQDHSRSSSSSASPSSPSSREEKESKKEREEEFKTHHELKEYSGFAGVSRPRGTFHDDRDDGVDYWAKRGRGRGTFQRGRGRFNFKKSGSSPKWTHDKYQGDGIVEDEEETMENNEEKKDRRKEEKE
- the BCLAF1 gene encoding bcl-2-associated transcription factor 1 isoform X3, whose protein sequence is MGRSNSRSHSSRSKSRSQSSSRSRSRSHSRKKRYSSRSRSRTYSRSRSRDRIYSRDYRRDYRNNRGMRRPYGYRGRGRGYYQGGGGRYHRGGYRPVWNRRHSRSPRRGRSRSRSPKRRSVSSQRSRSRSRRSYRSSRSPRSSSSRSSSPYSKSPVSKRRGSQEKQTKKAEGEPQEESPLKSKSQEEPKDTFEHDPSESIDEFNKSSATSGDIWPGLSAYDNSPRSPHSPSPIATPPSQSSSCSDAPMLSTVHSAKNTPSQHSHSIQHSPERSGSGSVGNGSSRYSPSQNSPIHHIPSRRSPAKTITPQNAPRDEARGRSSFYPDGGDQETAKTGKFLKRFTDEESRVFLLDRGNTRDKETPKEKGSEKGRAEGEWEDQEALDYFSDKESGKQKFNDSEGDDTEETEDYRQFRKSVLADQGKNFATTSHRNTEEEGPKYKSKVSLKGNRESDGFREEKNYKLKETGYVVERPSTTKDKHKEDDKSSERITVKKETQSPEQVKSEKLKDLFDYSPPLHKNLDAREKSTFREESPLRIKMIASDSHRPEVKLKMAPVPLDDSNRPASLTKDRLLASTLVHSVKKEQEFRSIFDHIKLPQASKSTSESFIQHIVSLVHHVKEQYFKSAAMTLNERFTSYQKATEEHSARQKSPEIHRRIDISPSALRKHTRLAGEERVFKEENQKGDKKLRCDSADLRHDIDRRRKERSKERGDSKGSRESSGSRKQEKTPKEYKEYKSYKDDSKHKSREQDHSRSSSSSASPSSPSSREEKESKKEREEEFKTHHELKEYSGFAGVSRPRGTFFRIRGRGRARGVFAGTNTGPNNSNTTFQKRPKEEEWDPEYTPKSKKYFLHDDRDDGVDYWAKRGRGRGTFQRGRGRFNFKKSGSSPKWTHDKYQGDGIVEDEEETMENNEEKKDRRKEEKE
- the BCLAF1 gene encoding bcl-2-associated transcription factor 1 isoform X10 produces the protein MGRSNSRSHSSRSKSRSQSSSRSRSRSHSRKKRYSSRSRSRTYSRSRSRDRIYSRDYRRDYRNNRGMRRPYGYRGRGRGYYQGGGGRYHRGGYRPVWNRRHSRSPRRGRSRSRSPKRRSVSSQRSRSRSRRSYRSSRSPRSSSSRSSSPYSKSPVSKRRGSQEKQTKKAEGEPQEESPLKSKSQEEPKDTFEHDPSESIDEFNKSSATSGDIWPGLSAYDNSPRSPHSPSPIATPPSQSSSCSDAPMLSTVHSAKNTPSQHSHSIQHSPERSGSGSVGNGSSRYSPSQNSPIHHIPSRRSPAKTITPQNAPRDEARGRSSFYPDGGDQETAKTGKFLKSPPLHKNLDAREKSTFREESPLRIKMIASDSHRPEVKLKMAPVPLDDSNRPASLTKDRLLASTLVHSVKKEQEFRSIFDHIKLPQASKSTSESFIQHIVSLVHHVKEQYFKSAAMTLNERFTSYQKATEEHSARQKSPEIHRRIDISPSALRKHTRLAGEERVFKEENQKGDKKLRCDSADLRHDIDRRRKERSKERGDSKGSRESSGSRKQEKTPKEYKEYKSYKDDSKHKSREQDHSRSSSSSASPSSPSSREEKESKKEREEEFKTHHELKEYSGFAGVSRPRGTFFRIRGRGRARGVFAGTNTGPNNSNTTFQKRPKEEEWDPEYTPKSKKYFLHDDRDDGVDYWAKRGRGRGTFQRGRGRFNFKKSGSSPKWTHDKYQGDGIVEDEEETMENNEEKKDRRKEEKE
- the BCLAF1 gene encoding bcl-2-associated transcription factor 1 isoform X12 — translated: MFRRKEMGRSNSRSHSSRSKSRSQSSSRSRSRSHSRKKRYSSRSRSRTYSRSRSRDRIYSRDYRRDYRNNRGMRRPYGYRGRGRGYYQGGGGRYHRGGYRPVWNRRHSRSPRRGRSRSRSPKRRSVSSQRSRSRSRRSYRSSRSPRSSSSRSSSPYSKSPVSKRRGSQEKQTKKAEGEPQEESPLKSKSQEEPKDTFEHDPSESIDEFNKSSATSGDIWPGLSAYDNSPRSPHSPSPIATPPSQSSSCSDAPMLSTVHSAKNTPSQHSHSIQHSPERSGSGSVGNGSSRYSPSQNSPIHHIPSRRSPAKTITPQNAPRDEARGRSSFYPDGGDQETAKTGKFLKSPPLHKNLDAREKSTFREESPLRIKMIASDSHRPEVKLKMAPVPLDDSNRPASLTKDRLLASTLVHSVKKEQEFRSIFDHIKLPQASKSTSESFIQHIVSLVHHVKEQYFKSAAMTLNERFTSYQKATEEHSARQKSPEIHRRIDISPSALRKHTRLAGEERVFKEENQKGDKKLRCDSADLRHDIDRRRKERSKERGDSKGSRESSGSRKQEKTPKEYKEYKSYKDDSKHKSREQDHSRSSSSSASPSSPSSREEKESKKEREEEFKTHHELKEYSGFAGVSRPRGTFHDDRDDGVDYWAKRGRGRGTFQRGRGRFNFKKSGSSPKWTHDKYQGDGIVEDEEETMENNEEKKDRRKEEKE
- the BCLAF1 gene encoding bcl-2-associated transcription factor 1 isoform X8 codes for the protein MFRRKEMGRSNSRSHSSRSKSRSQSSSRSRSRSHSRKKRYSSRSRSRTYSRSRSRDRIYSRDYRRDYRNNRGMRRPYGYRGRGRGYYQGGGGRYHRGGYRPVWNRRHSRSPRRGRSRSRSPKRRSVSSQRSRSRSRRSYRSSRSPRSSSSRSSSPYSKSPVSKRRGSQEKQTKKAEGEPQEESPLKSKSQEEPKDTFEHDPSESIDEFNKSSATSGDIWPGLSAYDNSPRSPHSPSPIATPPSQSSSCSDAPMLSTVHSAKNTPSQHSHSIQHSPERSGSGSVGNGSSRYSPSQNSPIHHIPSRRSPAKTITPQNAPRDEARGRSSFYPDGGDQETAKTGKFLKSPPLHKNLDAREKSTFREESPLRIKMIASDSHRPEVKLKMAPVPLDDSNRPASLTKDRLLASTLVHSVKKEQEFRSIFDHIKLPQASKSTSESFIQHIVSLVHHVKEQYFKSAAMTLNERFTSYQKATEEHSARQKSPEIHRRIDISPSALRKHTRLAGEERVFKEENQKGDKKLRCDSADLRHDIDRRRKERSKERGDSKGSRESSGSRKQEKTPKEYKEYKSYKDDSKHKSREQDHSRSSSSSASPSSPSSREEKESKKEREEEFKTHHELKEYSGFAGVSRPRGTFFRIRGRGRARGVFAGTNTGPNNSNTTFQKRPKEEEWDPEYTPKSKKYFLHDDRDDGVDYWAKRGRGRGTFQRGRGRFNFKKSGSSPKWTHDKYQGDGIVEDEEETMENNEEKKDRRKEEKE
- the BCLAF1 gene encoding bcl-2-associated transcription factor 1 isoform X5 → MFRRKEMGRSNSRSHSSRSKSRSQSSSRSRSRSHSRKKRYSSRSRSRTYSRSRSRDRIYSRDYRRDYRNNRGMRRPYGYRGRGRGYYQGGGGRYHRGGYRPVWNRRHSRSPRRGRSRSRSPKRRSVSSQRSRSRSRRSYRSSRSPRSSSSRSSSPYSKSPVSKRRGSQEKQTKKAEGEPQEESPLKSKSQEEPKDTFEHDPSESIDEFNKSSATSGDIWPGLSAYDNSPRSPHSPSPIATPPSQSSSCSDAPMLSTVHSAKNTPSQHSHSIQHSPERSGSGSVGNGSSRYSPSQNSPIHHIPSRRSPAKTITPQNAPRDEARGRSSFYPDGGDQETAKTGKFLKRFTDEESRVFLLDRGNTRDKETPKEKGSEKGRAEGEWEDQEALDYFSDKESGKQKFNDSEGDDTEETEDYRQFRKSVLADQGKNFATTSHRNTEEEGPKYKSKVSLKGNRESDGFREEKNYKLKETGYVVERPSTTKDKHKEDDKSSERITVKKETQSPEQVKSEKLKDLFDYSPPLHKNLDAREKSTFREESPLRIKMIASDSHRPEVKLKMAPVPLDDSNRPASLTKDRLLASTLVHSVKKEQEFRSIFDHIKLPQASKSTSESFIQHIVSLVHHVKEQYFKSAAMTLNERFTSYQKATEEHSARQKSPEIHRRIDISPSALRKHTRLAGEERVFKEENQKGDKKLRCDSADLRHDIDRRRKERSKERGDSKGSRESSGSRKQEKTPKEYKEYKSYKDDSKHKSREQDHSRSSSSSASPSSPSSREEKESKKEREEEFKTHHELKEYSGFAGVSRPRGTFHDDRDDGVDYWAKRGRGRGTFQRGRGRFNFKKSGSSPKWTHDKYQGDGIVEDEEETMENNEEKKDRRKEEKE